From a region of the Triticum aestivum cultivar Chinese Spring chromosome 7D, IWGSC CS RefSeq v2.1, whole genome shotgun sequence genome:
- the LOC123169088 gene encoding putative disease resistance protein At1g50180, with the protein MAETAITAVLSKLGELAVSEAKILLQVGDDIILLRDRLEWLQAFVRDADRKRRAGTDGLTRVWVRQTRDVAFDAEDALDDFFHEELKNF; encoded by the coding sequence ATGGCGGAGACGGCAATAACTGCGGTGCTTTCCAAGCTTGGTGAGCTAGCGGTGAGCGAGGCCAAGATACTGCTTCAGGTCGGCGACGACATCATACTACTGCGCGACCGGCTGGAGTGGCTCCAAGCCTTCGTCCGTGACGCCGACCGGAAACGCCGGGCCGGCACCGACGGGTTAACCCGCGTGTGGGTGCGCCAGACTCGCGATGTTGCCTTCGACGCCGAGGACGCGCTCGACGACTTCTTCCACGAGGAG